The Leifsonia poae region GCTTCGCCTGAGAGCTCCGGGCGGCCTTCCGACGCGGGGCACGATCGCCGGAATAGGCCGGGCGGCCCCGCTCATGGGAGAATCATCACACAATGTCTCCACGAGCTCTGAAGGCCCTCGAGCCCGCCGCGACCGATCCGGCGTTCCTCCGCAACTTCTGCATCATCGCCCACATCGACCACGGCAAGTCGACGCTGGCCGACCGAATGCTCCAGATCACCGGTGTCGTCAGCGACCGCGATATGCGCGCCCAGTATCTGGACCGGATGGACATCGAGCGCGAGCGCGGCATCACGATCAAGAGCCAGGCGGTGCGGATGCCGTGGGCCGGTGAGGCGGGAACATACGCCCTCAACATGATCGACACCCCCGGCCACGTCGACTTCACCTACGAGGTGTCCCGCTCCCTGGCCGCGTGCGAGGGCGCCATCCTCCTCGTCGATGCGGCTCAGGGGATCGAGGCTCAGACACTCGCGAACCTCTACCTGGCGCTCGAGAACGACCTCACAATCATCCCGGTGCTCAACAAGATCGATCTGCCGGCGGCCGACCCGGAGAAGTACGCGGCTGAGCTCGCCTCCCTCATCGGCGGCAAACCGGAGGATGTGCTGCGGGTCTCGGGCAAGACCGGTCATGGTGTCGACGCCCTGCTCGACCGTGTCGTCGAGCTCATCCCGGCTCCGGTCGGCGTCAAGGACGCACCCGCCCGGGCGATGATCTTCGACTCCGTCTACGACAGCTACCGCGGTGTCGTCACCTATGTGCGCATGGTGGACGGTCAACTCTCGCCGCGCGAACGCATCCAGATGATGTCGACCAGGGCCACGCACGAGATCCTCGAGATCGGGGTGAGCTCGCCCGAGCCGACTCCGAGCAAGGGGCTCGGAGTCGGTGAGGTGGGCTACCTGATCACCGGCGTGAAAGATGTGCGTCAGTCGAAGGTCGGCGACACGGTCACGACCGCGAGCAAACCGGCGACCAAAGCTCTGGCGGGCTACACCGAGCCCAAGCCGATGGTGTTCTCGGGGCTGTACCCGATCGACGGCAGCGACTACCCCGAACTGCGGGAGGCGCTCGACAAGCTGAAGCTCTCGGATGCGGCACTCGTCTACGAGCCCGAGACCTCTGTCGCGCTCGGCTTCGGTTTCCGCTGCGGGTTCCTCGGTCTGCTGCACCTGGAAATCGTCACGGAGCGGCTGGAGCGCGAGTTCGGGCTCGACCTCATCACCACCGCGCCAAGCGTGATCTACGAGGTCACCACTGAAGACAAGAAACTCATCACGGTGACCAATCCGAGCGAGTTCCCGGGCGGCAAGATCGCCAAGGTCGAGGAGCCCATGGTCAAGGCGGCCATTCTGGCCCCGAAAGACTATGTGGGCGTCATCATGGAGCTCTGCCAGAGCCGCCGCGGAACCCTGCTCGGCATGGAGTACCTCGGCGAAGACCGCGTCGAGATCCGCTACACGATGCCCCTCGGCGAGATCGTCTTCGACTTCTTCGACCAGCTCAAGAGCCGCACCGCCGGTTACGCCTCGCTCGACTACGAGCCGACCGGCCAGCAGGAGGCCGATCTGGTGAAGGTCGACATCCTGCTCCAGGGCGAGCAGGTAGACGCCTTCAGTGCGATCGTGCACCGCGACAAGGCCTACGCCTACGGGGTGCTGATGACCGGCCGTCTGCGGGAGCTGATCCCGCGTCAGCAGTTCGAGGTGCCCATCCAGGCTGCGATCGGGGCTCGCATCATTGCGCGCGAGAGCATCCGGGCCATGCGTAAGGATGTGCTCGCCAAGTGCTACGGCGGCGACATCACCCGCAAACGCAAGCTGCTCGAGAAGCAGAAAGAGGGCAAGAAGCGCATGAAGATGGTCGGCCGCGTCGAGGTTCCGCAGGAGGCCTTCATCGCGGCGCTCTCCGGCGACACGGAGAAGAAAGACAAGAAGTAGGCCCACCATGAGACGCTCCACGTTCACCGACGAGCCGGTCACTTATGGCGCTGTCGGCGGCACGCAGGCGGCGGATCTGCTGTACTACCCGCCGAAGGGTTACCGTTCGTTCGAGCGCCAGGCTCGGCTGGGCAGCGGGGACGAGCGGTTCCGCTCCGCCGTCACCGCGCTCATGACGTGGGGTGTGCAGCGCGGCAGCGGCATCCGGGTGACGGAGGCACGCGAAGGCACGGGCGTGCAGTACGAGGGCGTGATCTTCAACCCCGATGGGACCCCGGCCAAATTGCAGGAGCACCGCCAGAGTGAGGCGGTCTTCGCAGACGATGGTTCGCCGTACATCGTCAACGGGATGACCGCCGTGCTCAAGATCCCGTTCTGGCCGCTCACCGTCAGTGCGCCGATCCGTGTCGTGTATGTGGTGGACGAGCCGAACCGGGCCGGTTTCGCCTATGGAACCTTGCACGGTCATCCGGAGAGCGGCGAGGAGGCCTTCCTCGTCGAACTCCGCGACGACGGCTCGGTCTGGTTCGTGCTGCGTGCCTTCGGGCGCCCGTCGACGGCGTTCTACCGCCTGTTCTCGCCTGTGCTGCGGCTTGCGCAGCGGCGGTTCACCGCGCGGTATCTGCGTTCCCTGCTGCCCGTGCGGGCGGCCTGAGGTGCCGAGCGCGCTTCCGCTCGGGGATCCGGCGCCTGCCGACGGTCTGCTTCCGGCCTCGACTCTGGTCGGGGCCGACCAGCGTCGTCTCGGTGTCTACCTGCATGTGCCGTTCTGCCGTGTGCGGTGCGGGTATTGCGACTTCAACACCTACACCGCCACCGAACTGCGCGGCGTCTCCCAGAGCGAGTACGCGGGGCACGCGGTCGCCGAGGTCGCGTTCGCCGCCGGCGTTCTCGCCGCGAGCTCTCTTCCGGCCCGGCGCGTGTCGACCGTCTTCTTCGGCGGGGGGACGCCGACGATGCTTCCCTCCGGTGATCTCGCCGCGATGCTGGCAGCGGTCCGCGAAGCGTGGGGTCTGACCGACGATGCCGAGATCACCACGGAGGCTAATCCGGACTCCGTCGACGCACCATATCTGGAGAGTCTCGCCGCGGCCGGCTTCACCCGCGTGTCGTTCGGGATGCAATCGGCCGTTCCCCACGTGCTCGCAACGCTCGAGCGCACCCACGACCCGGAACGGGTGCCCCTTGTCGTGGAGTGGGCGCGCGCCGCAGGCCTGCAGGTGAGCCTCGACCTCATCTACGGAACGCCGGGGGAGTCCGTCGACGACTGGCGTCGATCGCTCGACGCCGCGATCGCCTGCGAGCCCGACCATCTGTCGGCGT contains the following coding sequences:
- the lepA gene encoding translation elongation factor 4, which gives rise to MSPRALKALEPAATDPAFLRNFCIIAHIDHGKSTLADRMLQITGVVSDRDMRAQYLDRMDIERERGITIKSQAVRMPWAGEAGTYALNMIDTPGHVDFTYEVSRSLAACEGAILLVDAAQGIEAQTLANLYLALENDLTIIPVLNKIDLPAADPEKYAAELASLIGGKPEDVLRVSGKTGHGVDALLDRVVELIPAPVGVKDAPARAMIFDSVYDSYRGVVTYVRMVDGQLSPRERIQMMSTRATHEILEIGVSSPEPTPSKGLGVGEVGYLITGVKDVRQSKVGDTVTTASKPATKALAGYTEPKPMVFSGLYPIDGSDYPELREALDKLKLSDAALVYEPETSVALGFGFRCGFLGLLHLEIVTERLEREFGLDLITTAPSVIYEVTTEDKKLITVTNPSEFPGGKIAKVEEPMVKAAILAPKDYVGVIMELCQSRRGTLLGMEYLGEDRVEIRYTMPLGEIVFDFFDQLKSRTAGYASLDYEPTGQQEADLVKVDILLQGEQVDAFSAIVHRDKAYAYGVLMTGRLRELIPRQQFEVPIQAAIGARIIARESIRAMRKDVLAKCYGGDITRKRKLLEKQKEGKKRMKMVGRVEVPQEAFIAALSGDTEKKDKK
- a CDS encoding DUF1990 family protein — its product is MRRSTFTDEPVTYGAVGGTQAADLLYYPPKGYRSFERQARLGSGDERFRSAVTALMTWGVQRGSGIRVTEAREGTGVQYEGVIFNPDGTPAKLQEHRQSEAVFADDGSPYIVNGMTAVLKIPFWPLTVSAPIRVVYVVDEPNRAGFAYGTLHGHPESGEEAFLVELRDDGSVWFVLRAFGRPSTAFYRLFSPVLRLAQRRFTARYLRSLLPVRAA
- the hemW gene encoding radical SAM family heme chaperone HemW, which gives rise to MPSALPLGDPAPADGLLPASTLVGADQRRLGVYLHVPFCRVRCGYCDFNTYTATELRGVSQSEYAGHAVAEVAFAAGVLAASSLPARRVSTVFFGGGTPTMLPSGDLAAMLAAVREAWGLTDDAEITTEANPDSVDAPYLESLAAAGFTRVSFGMQSAVPHVLATLERTHDPERVPLVVEWARAAGLQVSLDLIYGTPGESVDDWRRSLDAAIACEPDHLSAYSLIVETGTKLARQIKSGAVAEPDEDLQADMYETADSRLGAAGYDWYEVSNWAKDVHHRSRHNLAYWQGHDWWGVGPGAHSHVGGVRWWNVKHPAAYAGRIVANESPAAGRETLDAETQRVERVLLLTRIREGLSTAELEPAGRTAVAGLIADGLVDAKAALRGSVELTLRGRLLADTVVRRLLSDD